The Oncorhynchus nerka isolate Pitt River linkage group LG24, Oner_Uvic_2.0, whole genome shotgun sequence genome has a window encoding:
- the LOC115108137 gene encoding antithrombin-III-like isoform X2 produces the protein MRLSEFVWILGLLLALLSTSQAFKDFCHVKPKDVPLEPKCVYRSPEDEALTADAKPEKVPENTNPRVWELSKANSRFALSLFKQLSQGKPSEANIFMSPISISTAFAMTKLGACNNTLKQIMNVFEFDTIKEKTSDQVHFFFAKLNCRLYRKKDKTTELISANRLFGEKSLAFSENYQNISELVYGAKLMPLNFKEKPELSRVTINDWISNKTEKRIQNTLPEGSLNSNTVLVLVNTIYFKGQWKSQFDKDKVFKADFYVSKSKTCPVSMMYQETKFRYGRFTEDKVQLLELPYRGEGITMVLILPLKGTPLSEVEENLDLKKLTGWLDNMRETAVSVHLPRFRIEDSFSLKEQLQAMGLEDLFSPRDASLSGILEDEANNLYISDAFHKAFIEVNEEGSEVVAATAVVAIGRSINLNQEVFMANRPFLLLIRESTINTMVFTGRVADPCDP, from the exons atgaggttgtccGAGTTTGTGTGGATTCTGGGGCTGCTCCTCGCCTTGCTATCAACCTCCCAGGCGTTCAAAGACTTCTGCCATGTCAAGCCCAAAGACGTGCCCCTGGAGCCCAAGTGTGTCTACCGCAGCCCCGAGGATGAAGCCTTGACAGCGGATGCTAAACCAGAGAAAGTCCCTGAGAACACCAATCCCCGGGTGTGGGAGCTGTCCAAGGCGAACAGTCGCTTCGCCTTGTCCCTGTTCAAGCAGCTATCCCAGGGTAAACCCAGCGAGGCCAACATCTTCATGTCCCCTATCAGCATATCCACAGCCTTCGCCATGACCAAACTAGGCGCCTGCAACAACACGCTCAAACAGATTATGAAC GTGTTTGAGTTTGACACGATCAAAGAGAAGACGTCGGACCAAGTGCATTTCTTCTTCGCCAAGCTAAACTGTCGCCTGTACCGCAAGAAAGACAAGACGACAGAGCTGATCTCAGCCAACCGTCTTTTCGGAGAAAAGTCTCTGGCATTCAGTGAGAATTACCAGAATATCAGTGAGCTGGTGTATGGCGCCAAACTCATGCCACTCAATTTCAAG GAGAAGCCAGAGCTGTCCCGGGTGACCATCAACGATTGGATCTCAAACAAGACGGAAAAAAGGATTCAGAACACTTTGCCGGAGGGATCACTGAACTCCAACACTGTGCTGGTCCTGGTCAACACCATCTATTTCAAG GGTCAGTGGAAAAGCCAATTCGACAAAGACAAAGTCTTCAAGGCCGACTTCTACGTGAGTAAGTCCAAGACATGCCCAGTGTCCATGATGTACCAGGAGACCAAGTTTCGCTACGGCAGGTTCACTGAAGATAAGGTGCAGCTGCTGGAGCTGCCGTACCGCGGAGAGGGCATCACCATGGTGCTGATCCTACCACTGAAAGGAACACCCTTGTCTGAG GTGGAGGAGAACCTGGACTTGAAgaagctgactggctggctggataACATGAGGGAGACCGCGGTGTCGGTGCATCTGCCACGCTTCCGCATCGAAGACAGCTTCAGTCTGAAGGAGCAACTTCAGGCCATGGGGCTCGAGGACCTCTTCAGCCCCAGGGACGCCAGCCTCTCAGGCATCCTGGAAGACGAGGCAAATAATCTGTACATTTCAGATGCATTCCATAAAGCATTCATAGAG GTGAATGAGGAAGGCAGTGAGGTGGTTGCTGCCACAGCTGTGGTGGCCATCGGCCGCTCCATCAACTTAAACCAGGAGGTGTTTATGGCCAACCGGCCCTTCCTCCTGCTCATCCGAGagtccaccatcaacaccatgGTGTTCACCGGCCGGGTGGCTGACCCCTGTGAcccctga
- the LOC115108137 gene encoding antithrombin-III-like isoform X1, protein MSSTRRRYLGSTHTVIYKENRPQVLNKTTNYFKEKKVLLIRMRLSEFVWILGLLLALLSTSQAFKDFCHVKPKDVPLEPKCVYRSPEDEALTADAKPEKVPENTNPRVWELSKANSRFALSLFKQLSQGKPSEANIFMSPISISTAFAMTKLGACNNTLKQIMNVFEFDTIKEKTSDQVHFFFAKLNCRLYRKKDKTTELISANRLFGEKSLAFSENYQNISELVYGAKLMPLNFKEKPELSRVTINDWISNKTEKRIQNTLPEGSLNSNTVLVLVNTIYFKGQWKSQFDKDKVFKADFYVSKSKTCPVSMMYQETKFRYGRFTEDKVQLLELPYRGEGITMVLILPLKGTPLSEVEENLDLKKLTGWLDNMRETAVSVHLPRFRIEDSFSLKEQLQAMGLEDLFSPRDASLSGILEDEANNLYISDAFHKAFIEVNEEGSEVVAATAVVAIGRSINLNQEVFMANRPFLLLIRESTINTMVFTGRVADPCDP, encoded by the exons ATGAGCTCAACTCGCCGCCGATACTTAGgttccacacacacagtcatttaCAAGGAAAATAGACCTCAG gtGCTGAATAAAACGACTAACTACTTTAAAGAAAAAAAGGTGCTTCTAATAAG gatgaggttgtccGAGTTTGTGTGGATTCTGGGGCTGCTCCTCGCCTTGCTATCAACCTCCCAGGCGTTCAAAGACTTCTGCCATGTCAAGCCCAAAGACGTGCCCCTGGAGCCCAAGTGTGTCTACCGCAGCCCCGAGGATGAAGCCTTGACAGCGGATGCTAAACCAGAGAAAGTCCCTGAGAACACCAATCCCCGGGTGTGGGAGCTGTCCAAGGCGAACAGTCGCTTCGCCTTGTCCCTGTTCAAGCAGCTATCCCAGGGTAAACCCAGCGAGGCCAACATCTTCATGTCCCCTATCAGCATATCCACAGCCTTCGCCATGACCAAACTAGGCGCCTGCAACAACACGCTCAAACAGATTATGAAC GTGTTTGAGTTTGACACGATCAAAGAGAAGACGTCGGACCAAGTGCATTTCTTCTTCGCCAAGCTAAACTGTCGCCTGTACCGCAAGAAAGACAAGACGACAGAGCTGATCTCAGCCAACCGTCTTTTCGGAGAAAAGTCTCTGGCATTCAGTGAGAATTACCAGAATATCAGTGAGCTGGTGTATGGCGCCAAACTCATGCCACTCAATTTCAAG GAGAAGCCAGAGCTGTCCCGGGTGACCATCAACGATTGGATCTCAAACAAGACGGAAAAAAGGATTCAGAACACTTTGCCGGAGGGATCACTGAACTCCAACACTGTGCTGGTCCTGGTCAACACCATCTATTTCAAG GGTCAGTGGAAAAGCCAATTCGACAAAGACAAAGTCTTCAAGGCCGACTTCTACGTGAGTAAGTCCAAGACATGCCCAGTGTCCATGATGTACCAGGAGACCAAGTTTCGCTACGGCAGGTTCACTGAAGATAAGGTGCAGCTGCTGGAGCTGCCGTACCGCGGAGAGGGCATCACCATGGTGCTGATCCTACCACTGAAAGGAACACCCTTGTCTGAG GTGGAGGAGAACCTGGACTTGAAgaagctgactggctggctggataACATGAGGGAGACCGCGGTGTCGGTGCATCTGCCACGCTTCCGCATCGAAGACAGCTTCAGTCTGAAGGAGCAACTTCAGGCCATGGGGCTCGAGGACCTCTTCAGCCCCAGGGACGCCAGCCTCTCAGGCATCCTGGAAGACGAGGCAAATAATCTGTACATTTCAGATGCATTCCATAAAGCATTCATAGAG GTGAATGAGGAAGGCAGTGAGGTGGTTGCTGCCACAGCTGTGGTGGCCATCGGCCGCTCCATCAACTTAAACCAGGAGGTGTTTATGGCCAACCGGCCCTTCCTCCTGCTCATCCGAGagtccaccatcaacaccatgGTGTTCACCGGCCGGGTGGCTGACCCCTGTGAcccctga
- the zbtb37 gene encoding zinc finger and BTB domain-containing protein 37 → MERGDTMERGDTMERGDTMERAGSIQLDIPDFSNSVLSHLNQLRMQGRLCDIVVNVQGQSFRAHKVVLAASSPYFRDHMSLSQMSTVSLSVIRNPSVFEQLLSFCYTGRLCMQLADIISYLTAASFLQMQHIIDRCTQILEGIHLKISLADVEEELGAGVRHRGAGSLEARRGGGGLGTSGGSRSLSPRHSSPRVLGLRGSSAGGALDIREVGSPAGESMSPQMVEHSGLGPEGLARGVVVGSRLGKEPILRINRAGQWYVEAESERGSGGEEVESVRVVDGLRIKTERLEEWMGADTQEEGSGAEEGAAMMIDTSGHSSLVQEGFVTGAKSSQPSSSFSETERFSPTGSVVVMAERQRAKSESPSRADNQRHTSSQGEEQAVFDMGGYEEYLREQVGDRWFRYNPRLTCIYCCKSFNQKGSLDRHMRLHMGITPFVCRICGKKYTRKDQLEYHIRKHTGNKPFHCHVCGKSFPFQAILNQHFRKNHPGCAPQEVAHSASPETTTVSSRGGQNEEESPSQEEPEGGSNGGGASFGEGAQASVSTTGPD, encoded by the exons ATGGAGCGAGGAGACACCATGGAGCGAGGAGACACCATGGAGCGAGGAGACACCATGGAGCGAGCTGGCAGCATCCAACTGGACATCCCTGACTTCAGCAACTCTGTGCTGTCCCACCTGAACCAGCTGCGTATGCAGGGGCGGCTGTGCGACATTGTGGTGAACGTGCAGGGCCAGAGCTTCCGTGCTCACAAGGTGGTGCTGGCTGCCAGTTCCCCTTACTTCCGAGACCACATGTCGCTGAGCCAGATGAGCACCGTATCCCTGTCAGTCATCCGCAATCCCTCTGTGTTCGAGCAGCTCCTCTCCTTCTGCTACACCGGGAGGCTGTGCATGCAGCTGGCGGACATCATCAGCTACCTGACAGCTGCCAGCTTCCTGCAGATGCAGCACATCATCGACCGCTGCACCCAGATCCTGGAGGGCATCCATCTGAAGATCAGCCTGGCGGATGTGGAGGAGGAACTGGGGGCTGGAGTGAGGCACAGGGGGGCTGGGAGCTTGGAGgccagaagaggaggaggggggttaggGACATCAGGGGGCTCGCGCTCCCTTAGCCCGCGCCACAGCAGCCCCAGGGTTCTGGGCCTTCGAGGAAGCAGTGCTGGAGGGGCCTTGGATATCCGGGAGGTGGGAAGCCCAGCGGGGGAGTCCATGAGCCCCCAGATGGTGGAGCACAGCGGGCTGGGCCCAGAGGGGCTGGCTAGGGGGGTGGTAGTGGGCAGCAGGCTGGGGAAGGAGCCCATACTGCGCATCAATCGGGCTGGCCAGTGGTACGTGGAGGccgagtcagagagagggagtggtggtgaAGAGGTGGAGTCAGTGCGGGTGGTGGACGGGTTGAGGATAAAGACTGAGAGGTTGGAGGAGTGGATGGGGGCCGATACCCAGGAGGAAGGGAGCGGGGCGGAGGAGGGAGCAGCCATGATGATCGACACGTCCGGGCACAGCTCATTGGTGCAGGAGGGTTTTGTCACGGGGGCCAAAAGCTCTCAGCCCTCCAGCAGCTtcagtgagacagagag GTTTAGTCCTACTGGCAGTGTGGTGGTGATggccgagagacagagagccaaaagtgagtcacccagcaGAGCGGACAACCAGCGCCACACCAGCTCACAG GGGGAGGAGCAGGCCGTGTTCGACATGGGTGGTTACGAGGAGTACCTGCGTGAGCAGGTGGGTGACCGCTGGTTCCGCTACAACCCTCGGCTCACCTGCATCTACTGCTGCAAGTCCTTCAACCAGAAGGGCAGCCTGGACCGCCACATGCGGCTGCACATGGGCATCACACCTTTCGTTTGTCGCATCTGCGGCAAGAAGTACACCCGCAAGGACCAGCTGGAGTACCACATTCGCAAGCACACAGGAAACAAGCCCTTCCATTGCCACGTCTGCGGCAAAAGCTTCCCCTTCCAGGCCATCCTCAACCAGCACTTCCGCAAGAACCACCCGGGCTGCGCCCCTCAGGAGGTGGCCCACAGTGCCTCCCCAGAGACCACCACCGTCTCCTCACGGGGGGGCCAGAACGAGGAGGAGTCGCCCAGCCAGGAGGAGCCAGAGGGGGGTAGCAATGGAGGAGGGGCCTCTTTTGGAGAGGGTGCCCAGGCCTCGGTCTCCACCACTGGGCCTGATTGA